A single region of the Nocardioides ochotonae genome encodes:
- a CDS encoding EAL domain-containing protein, with translation MASPRLAVARLDLTGVLVEANDDLCRLVGSAPEQLVGRALHRIATFSTYRVWEEQLAAARNGERTGQLRVDWCGAESSIPLALTWILEQDAEHRPTWLTAVLHPIAPVTGTTTAAAELPEAGAVAVEPRAPRRGLGARRRRVQLDFYESMSRRSSDLAIVLDPLGQIVYASPSVSGMLAYDLIDVVGAEAWRFVHPEDRAAAVAAVRAVDSGGGALTRFRIRRRDGAWRWVEGAVSNMFDTAVGGMVFNLRDVTDRLRAERALSASDALHRAIADRSTEGMWVVHPDGRTLYANDRLSEILGVAPDELDPPLLGGLLGEVPIQLRADSAAGEEVARVRHETTYLHPNGTELVLTIALTTIEHAEVADRPAYLLLLADVTRARRLEDELRRSALRDQLTGLPNQALLLDRLELALTRTRAGTAVIALDLDGFRHVNDACGHRVGDDLLVAVAERLQENVPQTDTVARFGADTFVIVCEPADEARALGVVTALSAAMRAPFHIQGHELHVTASAGVAVSPAESAHQLLSSASAAMHAAKAAGRGTVLVSDPQLSDRAKEAFELGSDLWRALSQDSLRLHYQPVVDLGTGAVVGVEALARWDHPTLGPIEPSRFVAIAERTGMAPELDRWAVRTALRDVRQMRDRGVLDRRAYVAINLSARSLSAPGMEAYIAATARTLGICPAGIVLEVTEGSVMSDPEAARAMLGRLREQGFQIALDDFGTGHSSLAYLRTLPITTLKIDRSFVAGIADNHQDLAIAKMVVELARAVGLSVVAEGVETVAHARLLTAMGCTSGQGWLWSRAISPKEARVSRVLVRGYAGLHRPRAAAATATA, from the coding sequence GTGGCGTCCCCGCGTCTCGCCGTGGCCCGCCTCGACCTCACCGGCGTGCTCGTCGAGGCGAACGACGACCTCTGCCGATTGGTCGGCAGCGCCCCCGAGCAGCTCGTCGGCCGCGCCCTGCACCGCATCGCCACGTTCTCGACGTACCGCGTCTGGGAGGAGCAGCTGGCCGCGGCACGCAACGGCGAGCGCACCGGCCAGCTCCGGGTCGACTGGTGCGGCGCCGAGAGCAGCATCCCGCTGGCGCTCACCTGGATCCTGGAGCAGGACGCGGAGCACCGGCCCACCTGGCTGACCGCGGTGCTGCATCCGATCGCCCCCGTCACAGGCACCACCACGGCCGCGGCCGAGCTCCCCGAGGCCGGCGCAGTCGCCGTCGAGCCCCGTGCCCCCCGCCGCGGCCTCGGCGCGCGGCGTCGACGCGTGCAACTGGACTTCTATGAGTCGATGTCGCGTCGCAGCAGCGACCTCGCCATCGTGCTCGACCCGCTCGGCCAGATCGTCTACGCCTCCCCGAGCGTGAGCGGGATGCTGGCCTACGACCTCATCGATGTCGTCGGGGCCGAGGCCTGGCGCTTCGTGCACCCCGAGGACCGGGCCGCCGCGGTCGCCGCGGTGCGGGCCGTCGACAGCGGCGGCGGCGCCCTGACCCGGTTCCGGATCCGCCGGCGGGACGGCGCCTGGCGCTGGGTCGAGGGCGCGGTCAGCAACATGTTCGACACCGCCGTCGGCGGCATGGTCTTCAACCTGCGCGACGTCACCGACCGGCTGCGTGCCGAGCGGGCGCTGAGCGCCTCCGACGCGCTGCACCGCGCGATCGCCGACCGCTCCACCGAGGGCATGTGGGTGGTGCACCCCGACGGCCGCACGCTCTACGCCAACGACCGGCTCAGCGAGATCCTCGGCGTCGCCCCGGACGAGCTCGACCCGCCCCTGCTCGGTGGCCTCCTCGGTGAGGTGCCGATCCAGCTGCGCGCCGACAGCGCCGCGGGCGAGGAGGTCGCGCGGGTGCGCCACGAGACCACCTACCTGCACCCGAACGGCACCGAGCTGGTGCTCACCATCGCGCTCACGACCATCGAGCACGCCGAGGTCGCGGACCGCCCGGCGTACCTCCTGCTGCTCGCCGACGTCACCCGGGCCCGCCGCCTCGAGGACGAGCTGCGCCGCTCGGCCCTGCGCGACCAGCTGACCGGGCTGCCCAACCAGGCGCTGCTCCTGGACCGTCTCGAGCTCGCGCTGACCCGCACCCGGGCCGGTACGGCCGTGATCGCCCTGGACCTCGACGGGTTCCGCCACGTCAACGACGCCTGCGGTCACCGGGTCGGCGACGACCTCCTGGTCGCCGTCGCCGAGCGGCTGCAGGAGAACGTGCCGCAGACCGACACCGTCGCCCGCTTCGGTGCCGACACCTTCGTCATCGTCTGCGAGCCCGCCGACGAGGCGCGCGCCCTCGGGGTGGTCACCGCCCTGTCCGCCGCGATGCGGGCGCCGTTCCACATCCAGGGCCACGAGCTCCACGTGACCGCCTCCGCCGGCGTCGCGGTCTCCCCCGCCGAGTCTGCGCACCAGCTGCTGAGCAGCGCGAGCGCCGCGATGCACGCGGCCAAGGCCGCCGGCCGGGGCACGGTCCTCGTCTCCGACCCGCAGCTGTCGGACCGGGCGAAGGAGGCCTTCGAGCTGGGCTCGGACCTGTGGCGCGCCCTGTCCCAGGACAGCCTGCGCCTGCACTACCAGCCGGTCGTCGACCTGGGCACCGGCGCCGTCGTCGGCGTCGAGGCGCTGGCGCGCTGGGACCACCCCACCCTTGGCCCGATCGAGCCGAGCCGGTTCGTCGCGATCGCCGAGCGGACCGGGATGGCCCCCGAGCTCGACCGCTGGGCCGTGCGGACGGCGCTTCGCGACGTACGCCAGATGCGCGACCGGGGCGTGCTCGACCGTCGCGCGTACGTCGCGATCAACCTCTCCGCCCGCAGCCTCAGCGCGCCCGGCATGGAGGCCTACATCGCCGCCACCGCCCGGACCCTGGGCATCTGCCCGGCCGGAATCGTGCTGGAGGTGACCGAGGGCAGCGTCATGAGCGACCCCGAGGCCGCCCGCGCGATGCTCGGCCGGCTGCGCGAGCAGGGCTTCCAGATCGCGCTCGACGACTTCGGCACCGGGCACAGCTCCCTGGCCTACCTGCGCACCCTGCCGATCACGACGCTCAAGATCGACCGCAGCTTCGTCGCCGGTATCGCGGACAACCACCAGGACCTCGCGATCGCGAAGATGGTCGTCGAGCTCGCCCGGGCGGTGGGCCTCAGCGTGGTCGCCGAGGGTGTCGAGACCGTCGCACACGCGCGTCTGCTCACCGCGATGGGCTGCACCTCGGGTCAGGGCTGGCTGTGGAGCCGTGCCATCTCCCCGAAGGAGGCGCGGGTCAGCCGGGTGCTGGTGCGTGGGTACGCCGGCCTCCACCGCCCGCGCGCCGCTGCTGCCACGGCCACCGCCTGA
- a CDS encoding ABC transporter permease: MNALWRLARSGARAHVPGLVAPFLVIALAGVLVSGTGVLVESGLRSPGEAEFLVALALSFTGTALLLVVFVVSATVSLALRQRQRDFALLRAVGATRAQVRGLVAREVGLVAVLAAPVGAVVGLFAVRPLTPMLRDADMVEPGFTMSLSPLPVLAAVLFLLPVAHLAARLATRGTLRTSPTAAVTQSVVEPVGIGRVRRTAAVVVAALGLAAALSPAVVPGALGSATAAVSAFLLIGAAALAGPALVEWMLHRVDGRRGGPATRLAVANTRGFARRLTTVVVPLALALGVGTVQATLDDTLAAAGARQLEDGLHADLIVTGEALDADTLAAVAVAPGVDVATPLASVPADVRTDDESGWLGWEPTQMRALPAGGVVGTLDPQVRDGDLAALDREDTIAISRDARLETGKGIGERIALRWDGGDLTHATVVAVYDRSLGFGAYLVGQGTPAAHGVDVAPDTVLLRTSDPSTRAALADLGLAVTDEQEYVAAADAASEGARDLSTMLLLLLMVFVAVAAANALVLATAGRRAELLLLWRTGATRRQLVAMAGVEALLTGFVAWLVGTVTVVPAVLGASVGLLGLAVPPVALTTYAALSATVLLIPLLTVVPVVARAALAPRDPAAA; encoded by the coding sequence GTGAACGCCCTGTGGCGGCTCGCGCGCTCCGGCGCCCGCGCCCACGTGCCCGGCCTGGTGGCCCCCTTCCTCGTCATCGCGCTCGCGGGCGTGCTCGTCTCCGGCACCGGCGTGCTGGTCGAGTCCGGCCTGCGCTCGCCCGGCGAGGCCGAGTTCCTGGTCGCGCTCGCGCTCTCCTTCACCGGCACCGCGTTGCTCCTGGTGGTCTTCGTCGTCTCGGCCACCGTGTCGCTGGCGCTGCGCCAGCGGCAGCGCGACTTCGCGCTGCTGCGCGCGGTCGGCGCGACCCGGGCCCAGGTCCGCGGTCTGGTCGCCCGTGAGGTCGGCCTGGTGGCGGTGCTGGCCGCACCGGTGGGCGCGGTCGTCGGGCTGTTCGCCGTACGCCCGCTGACGCCGATGCTGCGCGACGCCGACATGGTCGAGCCCGGCTTCACCATGTCCCTCTCCCCGCTGCCGGTGCTGGCCGCCGTGCTGTTCCTGCTGCCCGTGGCCCACCTCGCCGCGCGCCTGGCCACCCGCGGCACCCTGCGCACCTCGCCCACCGCGGCCGTCACGCAGAGCGTGGTCGAGCCCGTCGGCATCGGACGCGTCCGGCGCACCGCCGCGGTCGTGGTGGCTGCCCTGGGCCTCGCCGCCGCGCTCAGCCCGGCCGTCGTGCCCGGCGCGCTCGGCAGCGCCACCGCCGCCGTCTCCGCCTTCCTGCTCATCGGCGCGGCGGCACTCGCCGGCCCGGCGCTCGTGGAATGGATGCTGCACCGTGTCGACGGCCGGCGCGGCGGACCGGCCACCCGGCTCGCTGTGGCCAACACCCGCGGCTTCGCGCGGCGGCTCACCACGGTCGTCGTACCCCTCGCGCTCGCGCTGGGCGTCGGCACCGTGCAGGCCACGCTCGACGACACCCTGGCGGCCGCCGGGGCACGCCAGCTCGAGGACGGGCTGCACGCGGACCTGATCGTCACCGGCGAGGCCCTGGACGCCGACACGCTGGCCGCGGTCGCCGTGGCACCCGGTGTCGACGTCGCGACCCCGCTGGCCTCCGTGCCCGCCGACGTCCGCACCGACGACGAGAGCGGCTGGCTCGGCTGGGAGCCGACGCAGATGCGCGCGCTGCCCGCCGGCGGCGTCGTCGGGACCCTCGACCCGCAGGTGCGCGACGGCGACCTGGCCGCACTGGACCGCGAGGACACAATCGCGATCAGCCGCGATGCCCGCCTCGAGACCGGCAAGGGCATCGGCGAGCGGATCGCGCTGCGCTGGGACGGCGGCGACCTCACCCATGCCACCGTCGTGGCGGTCTACGACCGCAGCCTGGGCTTCGGCGCCTACCTCGTCGGCCAGGGCACGCCGGCCGCGCACGGCGTCGACGTCGCTCCCGACACCGTGCTGCTGCGCACCAGCGACCCCTCCACGCGCGCGGCGCTCGCCGACCTCGGCCTCGCCGTCACCGACGAGCAGGAGTACGTCGCGGCCGCGGACGCCGCGAGCGAAGGGGCACGCGACCTCTCCACCATGCTGCTGCTCCTGCTGATGGTCTTCGTCGCCGTGGCGGCCGCCAACGCGCTGGTGCTGGCCACCGCCGGGCGCCGGGCGGAGCTGCTGCTGCTCTGGCGCACCGGGGCCACCCGGCGCCAGCTGGTCGCGATGGCCGGCGTCGAGGCGCTGCTCACCGGGTTCGTGGCGTGGCTGGTCGGCACCGTCACCGTTGTCCCGGCGGTCCTGGGCGCGAGCGTCGGGCTGCTCGGCCTCGCGGTCCCGCCGGTCGCCCTCACGACGTACGCCGCGCTGAGCGCCACGGTGCTGCTCATCCCGCTGCTGACCGTCGTGCCGGTGGTGGCGCGCGCCGCGCTGGCCCCGCGGGACCCGGCGGCCGCCTGA
- a CDS encoding ABC transporter ATP-binding protein yields the protein MTGPTPSRTIHPASAGTTGAPALRLLDVHKQYAGAPEPVHALRGVSLTLETGSFTAIMGPSGSGKSTLLHVAAGLDVPSSGRVLVGEHDISALSPDALTRFRRDQVGFVFQSYNLVPHLSVADNVQLPVILAGRDPDPAWQDELLRAVGLDGLAQRRPGELSGGQAQRVAIARALYSRPTVVFADEPTGALDARTGIAVLALLRDTARRLGQTVVMVTHDAQVAATAEQVLFLSDGRLVDRLADPTAHAVADRMLGLER from the coding sequence ATGACCGGCCCCACCCCGTCCCGCACCATCCACCCGGCATCCGCCGGCACCACCGGCGCCCCCGCGCTCCGGCTCCTCGACGTGCACAAGCAGTACGCCGGGGCGCCGGAGCCGGTCCATGCCCTGCGCGGCGTCTCCCTGACCCTGGAGACCGGCTCGTTCACCGCGATCATGGGCCCGTCCGGGTCCGGCAAGTCGACCCTGCTGCACGTCGCCGCGGGCCTCGACGTGCCCAGCAGCGGCCGGGTCCTCGTCGGCGAGCACGACATCAGCGCCCTCTCCCCCGACGCCCTCACCCGGTTCCGCCGCGACCAGGTCGGGTTCGTGTTCCAGTCCTACAACCTCGTCCCGCACCTCAGCGTCGCCGACAACGTGCAGCTGCCGGTGATCCTCGCCGGGCGCGACCCGGACCCGGCCTGGCAGGACGAGCTGCTGCGGGCCGTGGGCCTGGACGGCCTGGCGCAGCGTCGCCCCGGCGAGCTCTCCGGCGGCCAGGCCCAGCGGGTCGCCATCGCCCGCGCCCTCTACTCCCGCCCGACGGTCGTCTTCGCCGACGAGCCCACCGGGGCCCTCGACGCCCGCACCGGCATCGCGGTGCTGGCCCTGCTGCGCGACACCGCGCGGCGCCTCGGCCAGACCGTCGTCATGGTGACCCACGACGCCCAGGTCGCCGCGACCGCGGAGCAGGTGCTGTTCCTCTCCGACGGGCGGCTCGTGGACCGGCTGGCCGACCCGACCGCGCACGCCGTCGCGGACCGGATGCTGGGACTGGAGCGGTGA
- a CDS encoding sensor domain-containing diguanylate cyclase — translation MVLDAHVVLSGVSLAADDCILCVDTDQQIVFASAATQAVLGWVPADLVGRPVATVLPDIADGPVGSPSCSPVARALGGEAVPTYVTRRRLRDGALGSAAVSLDTLRNGGEAVGVTAVVRADSGDRRAADPAPHAVADAQPADATVYRAIVETAGEGIAVTGPDGAVVLANARFTELLGRDTAELEHTDLHALLGLPPVPVQEQAGAEEPVQRQSSYPHPDGTTRLLSASRSSLRASGDTGWLLRVSDVTEARRAEDELRRLALHDALTGLPNRQLVHDRLEMASARVHRHASGTVGVLFLDLDGFKTVNDTLGHAAGDAVLVEVGRRLSETVRASDTVGRLGGDEFAIICEQVGEAALAEVAARLHRAIQEPIEHAGGRLVVRASIGVALAPPHEVGDLLRRADEAMYDAKVLGPGGTSLADPDGGSRPLTVAGGD, via the coding sequence ATGGTGTTGGACGCACACGTCGTGCTGAGCGGCGTCTCCCTGGCGGCCGACGACTGCATCCTCTGCGTGGACACCGACCAGCAGATCGTCTTCGCGAGCGCCGCGACGCAGGCCGTGCTCGGCTGGGTCCCCGCCGACCTGGTCGGCCGTCCGGTGGCGACGGTGCTGCCCGACATCGCCGACGGCCCGGTCGGCTCGCCGTCCTGCTCCCCGGTCGCGCGCGCCCTGGGCGGCGAGGCGGTCCCGACGTACGTCACCCGCCGGCGGCTGCGCGATGGTGCACTGGGCAGCGCGGCGGTCTCCCTGGACACCCTGCGCAACGGCGGCGAGGCCGTCGGTGTGACTGCCGTGGTGCGCGCCGACTCCGGCGACCGGCGCGCCGCCGATCCCGCGCCACACGCCGTCGCGGACGCCCAGCCCGCCGACGCCACCGTCTACCGGGCGATCGTCGAGACCGCGGGGGAGGGCATCGCGGTGACCGGCCCGGACGGCGCGGTCGTGCTCGCCAACGCCCGCTTCACCGAGCTGCTCGGTCGCGACACCGCCGAGCTCGAGCACACGGACCTGCACGCGCTGCTCGGTCTGCCACCGGTCCCCGTGCAGGAGCAGGCCGGCGCCGAGGAGCCGGTGCAGCGCCAGAGCAGCTACCCGCACCCGGACGGCACCACCCGGCTGCTCAGCGCGAGCCGGAGCTCGCTGCGCGCCAGCGGCGACACCGGGTGGCTGCTGCGGGTCTCCGACGTGACCGAGGCCCGCCGCGCCGAGGACGAGCTGCGGCGCCTGGCGCTGCACGACGCGCTCACCGGGCTGCCGAATCGCCAGCTGGTCCACGACCGGCTGGAGATGGCCTCGGCGCGCGTGCACCGCCACGCGAGCGGCACGGTCGGGGTGCTCTTCCTCGACCTCGACGGCTTCAAGACCGTCAACGACACCCTGGGGCACGCCGCCGGCGACGCCGTGCTCGTCGAGGTCGGCCGCCGGCTGAGCGAGACCGTGCGGGCCAGCGACACCGTCGGCCGGCTCGGTGGCGACGAGTTCGCCATCATCTGCGAGCAGGTCGGCGAGGCCGCGCTCGCCGAGGTGGCGGCCCGGCTGCACCGCGCGATCCAGGAGCCCATCGAGCACGCCGGCGGTCGTCTGGTGGTCCGTGCCAGCATCGGCGTCGCGCTCGCGCCGCCCCACGAGGTCGGCGACCTCCTGCGCCGCGCCGACGAGGCGATGTACGACGCCAAGGTGCTCGGCCCCGGCGGCACCTCGCTGGCGGACCCGGACGGCGGCTCGCGGCCGCTCACCGTGGCCGGCGGGGACTAG
- a CDS encoding sensor histidine kinase — MSQPSSVAPVDVRVAVGTGVVVLLGLAALAVATELAPDAGVVDPVPSTAGWILGAVTLLLQATALLWRRTAPRAVLLVTALGMLLCAAWGLGNAIGLAQPAVLIAAYTLGVERPLSRETVPTFVGAALLAGAGSATAGLDGGEDLAVAISLGLTQGVATVGLPLAIGVVVATRREIRQARASRADALEREHGALVQATVARERTAMARELHDIAAHHLSGIAVMTAAIRTQIDSDPEGAKAAVAQVRQQSTEVLRDLRSLVGLLRDDAGSADPDRVRPESIAGITALVQDLTTAGRDVGLTVLSGQSGDRPLGDGVGPLAQLAAYRMAQESLANAARHAPGARTEVVIDDRDPAAVEVRVRNDRPAAAPAPEGRDGFGILGMRERADLTGATLVVGPTPGGGWEVALRVPREQRLETTTREHA; from the coding sequence GTGAGTCAACCAAGCAGTGTCGCGCCCGTCGACGTGCGCGTCGCGGTGGGGACCGGGGTGGTCGTGCTGCTCGGGCTGGCGGCGCTCGCCGTCGCCACCGAGCTCGCCCCGGACGCCGGGGTGGTCGACCCGGTGCCCTCGACGGCCGGCTGGATCCTGGGCGCGGTGACGCTGCTGCTCCAGGCGACCGCGCTGCTGTGGCGTCGTACGGCGCCGCGCGCGGTCCTCCTCGTCACCGCGCTGGGCATGCTTCTGTGCGCGGCGTGGGGGCTCGGCAACGCGATCGGCCTGGCCCAGCCGGCGGTGCTGATCGCGGCGTACACCCTCGGGGTCGAACGGCCGCTCTCCCGGGAGACCGTGCCGACCTTCGTCGGGGCGGCGCTGCTCGCCGGCGCGGGCTCGGCGACCGCGGGCCTGGACGGCGGCGAGGACCTGGCGGTCGCGATCAGCCTGGGACTGACGCAGGGGGTGGCGACCGTGGGCCTCCCGCTCGCCATCGGGGTCGTCGTCGCCACGCGCCGCGAGATCCGGCAGGCGCGCGCCAGCCGTGCGGACGCGCTCGAGCGCGAGCACGGGGCCCTCGTGCAGGCGACCGTCGCCCGCGAGCGCACCGCGATGGCCCGCGAGCTGCACGACATCGCCGCCCACCACCTCTCCGGCATCGCCGTGATGACCGCCGCGATCCGCACCCAGATCGACTCCGACCCCGAGGGTGCCAAGGCCGCTGTCGCGCAGGTGCGCCAGCAGAGCACCGAGGTCCTGCGCGACCTGCGCAGCCTGGTCGGGCTGCTGCGCGACGACGCCGGCTCCGCCGACCCCGACCGGGTGCGGCCCGAGTCGATCGCCGGGATCACCGCGCTCGTCCAGGACCTCACCACCGCCGGCCGCGACGTCGGGCTGACCGTGCTGTCCGGGCAGTCAGGCGACCGCCCGCTCGGCGACGGGGTCGGCCCGCTCGCCCAGCTCGCGGCGTACCGGATGGCCCAGGAGTCACTCGCCAACGCCGCCCGCCACGCGCCGGGCGCCCGCACCGAGGTCGTGATCGACGACCGCGACCCCGCGGCGGTCGAGGTGAGGGTCCGCAACGACCGCCCCGCGGCGGCGCCGGCACCGGAGGGACGCGACGGGTTCGGCATCCTCGGCATGCGCGAGCGGGCCGACCTCACCGGCGCCACCCTGGTCGTCGGCCCCACCCCGGGCGGGGGCTGGGAGGTCGCGCTGCGGGTGCCGCGCGAGCAGCGGCTCGAGACCACCACGAGGGAGCACGCATGA
- a CDS encoding L-lactate MFS transporter, with amino-acid sequence MSEIHESEATTADGGVQTPSASRWVLVGAGLLLQFSIGAVYAWSVFAKAYQDAEPWQLSKVESSLPFTVTIAMIFIGSYLGGRVQDRRGPRVVALAGGVIYAIGILLASFTRGSEDLWLLVLSYGVISGFGLGVAYIVPIAMLQKWFPDKKGLITGLAVGGFGFGAVLTSPVASWLIGMDEDQPSKAFLWLGLAYLVMSLVGASFFRNPPEGYVVPGHEKETGAASAEVAKDYTEKEALRTPQWYLLTAILTLNVAAGIALISQAAGSAEGIAAYSGAAAATVVGVLAVFNGGGRIVWAAASDYIGRMPAFAAMLALQGVCLIVLPHASNQALWLVLAAVIYLCYGGGFGTMPATAGDFFGVKNAGGIYGLMLVGWSLGGVLGPILISALFGDGDEPNYTLGYTTIGIIALVSVVLTLVTKLPGDRREVVAKG; translated from the coding sequence ATGAGCGAGATCCACGAGTCAGAGGCCACCACCGCGGACGGGGGTGTCCAGACCCCCTCAGCCAGCCGATGGGTGCTGGTCGGGGCCGGTCTGCTGCTGCAGTTCTCCATCGGCGCGGTCTACGCCTGGTCGGTCTTCGCCAAGGCCTACCAGGACGCGGAGCCGTGGCAGCTGTCGAAGGTCGAGTCGTCGCTGCCGTTCACGGTCACGATCGCGATGATCTTCATCGGCAGCTATCTCGGCGGGCGGGTCCAGGACCGCCGCGGCCCGCGGGTCGTGGCCCTCGCCGGCGGGGTGATCTACGCGATCGGCATTTTGCTGGCGTCGTTCACCCGCGGCTCCGAGGACCTGTGGCTGCTGGTGCTGAGCTACGGCGTGATCAGCGGATTCGGACTCGGTGTCGCCTACATCGTGCCGATCGCGATGCTGCAGAAGTGGTTCCCCGACAAGAAGGGGCTGATCACGGGTCTGGCGGTCGGCGGCTTCGGCTTCGGCGCGGTGCTCACCTCGCCGGTCGCGAGCTGGCTGATCGGGATGGACGAGGACCAGCCGTCCAAGGCGTTCCTCTGGCTCGGCCTGGCCTACCTGGTGATGTCGCTGGTCGGTGCCTCGTTCTTCCGCAACCCGCCCGAGGGCTACGTCGTGCCCGGGCACGAGAAGGAGACCGGCGCGGCCAGCGCCGAGGTCGCCAAGGACTACACCGAGAAGGAGGCGCTGCGCACGCCGCAGTGGTACCTGCTCACCGCCATCCTCACCCTCAACGTCGCCGCCGGCATCGCGCTGATCTCGCAGGCCGCGGGGAGCGCGGAGGGCATCGCGGCGTACAGCGGCGCGGCCGCGGCCACGGTGGTCGGCGTGCTCGCGGTGTTCAACGGCGGTGGCCGCATCGTCTGGGCAGCTGCCTCGGACTACATCGGGCGGATGCCGGCGTTCGCGGCGATGCTGGCGCTGCAGGGCGTGTGCCTGATCGTGCTGCCGCACGCCAGCAACCAGGCGCTGTGGTTAGTGCTGGCCGCGGTGATCTACCTCTGCTACGGCGGCGGCTTCGGCACCATGCCCGCCACCGCCGGGGACTTCTTCGGCGTCAAGAACGCGGGCGGGATCTACGGGCTGATGCTGGTCGGCTGGAGCCTCGGCGGCGTGCTGGGTCCGATCCTCATCTCGGCGCTGTTCGGCGACGGCGACGAGCCGAACTACACCCTCGGCTACACCACGATCGGCATCATCGCGCTGGTCTCGGTCGTCCTCACCCTGGTCACCAAGCTCCCGGGCGATCGGCGCGAGGTCGTCGCCAAGGGCTGA
- a CDS encoding response regulator, with protein MVADDQPLVRAGLRTLLNAEPDLEVVAVAADGREAVEAARTLRPDVVCMDIRMPGQDGISATRELCGPGVADPIPVLVLTTFDIDDYLFGALEAGASGFLLKDAEPEVLVAAVHTVARGNGTLDSALTKRVLREVVTRREIVPVTAGRASELLTAREHDILLLLAQGLSNDEIAAQLVLETSTVKSHLARMMPKLGVRSRLQAAVWAYQNKVVAVPD; from the coding sequence GTGGTCGCTGACGACCAGCCGCTGGTGCGCGCCGGCCTGCGCACCCTGCTGAACGCCGAGCCCGACCTCGAGGTGGTCGCGGTCGCCGCCGACGGCCGCGAGGCGGTGGAGGCCGCGCGGACCCTGCGCCCGGACGTGGTCTGCATGGACATCCGGATGCCCGGCCAGGACGGCATCAGCGCGACCCGCGAGCTGTGCGGGCCGGGCGTGGCAGATCCGATCCCGGTGCTGGTGCTCACCACCTTCGACATCGACGACTACCTCTTCGGCGCCCTCGAGGCCGGCGCCTCCGGATTCCTGCTCAAGGACGCCGAGCCCGAGGTCCTGGTCGCGGCCGTGCACACCGTGGCCCGCGGCAACGGCACCCTCGACTCCGCGCTCACCAAGCGGGTGCTGCGCGAGGTGGTCACCCGTCGCGAGATCGTCCCGGTCACCGCTGGCCGCGCCTCCGAGCTGCTCACCGCCCGCGAGCACGACATCCTGCTGCTGCTCGCGCAGGGACTCTCCAACGACGAGATCGCCGCGCAGCTGGTGCTGGAGACCTCCACGGTGAAGTCGCACCTGGCCCGGATGATGCCCAAGCTCGGCGTCCGCTCCCGCCTCCAGGCCGCGGTCTGGGCCTACCAGAACAAGGTCGTCGCGGTCCCCGACTGA
- a CDS encoding nuclear transport factor 2 family protein: MTRPPLPPFTAETAARKVRAAEDAWNTRDPDVVVAAYTPDTRWRNRDLFLTGREEVRGFLVEKWRRELDYALRKDLWAYGEDRIAVRFQYEWHDAEGRWWRSYGNENWLFDAEGYMAERHASINDVPIAAAERRIFGARHEEETSAQPLR; encoded by the coding sequence ATGACCCGTCCGCCCCTGCCCCCGTTCACCGCTGAGACGGCCGCCCGCAAGGTGCGCGCGGCCGAGGACGCCTGGAACACCCGGGACCCCGACGTCGTCGTCGCGGCGTACACACCCGACACCCGATGGCGCAACCGCGACCTGTTCCTCACCGGCCGCGAGGAGGTCAGGGGCTTCCTCGTCGAGAAGTGGCGGCGCGAGCTCGACTACGCGCTGCGCAAGGACCTGTGGGCGTACGGCGAGGACCGGATCGCGGTGCGGTTCCAGTACGAGTGGCACGACGCCGAGGGCCGGTGGTGGCGCAGCTACGGCAACGAGAACTGGCTCTTCGACGCGGAGGGCTACATGGCCGAACGCCACGCCAGCATCAACGACGTGCCCATCGCCGCCGCCGAGCGACGGATCTTCGGGGCGCGGCACGAGGAGGAGACCTCGGCGCAGCCGCTGCGCTGA